A single Cellulomonas sp. SLBN-39 DNA region contains:
- a CDS encoding PP2C family protein-serine/threonine phosphatase: MAREHDRQVGADVFEASRIGLFEYDVQADRLVWDERMHDVYGVGPAAFDGTLEALVELVHPEDATRVRRAITAALEACGEYDARYRVVRPDGATRWVIGRGRVLAGADGAAARFVGAAYDATEIADMDATVARELEIMPTAFVTLDHDLAVRYVNGAAEKLLQRTRDTLVGRGLLETFPAVGGTTFEHQYRLALRTGRPVTFTARHPAPLDAWYEVHAWPGPHGLSIYFSDVDDRVRAEQAVAAATRRAAVRARVATELSETLDADEAVARLATIVVPAVGDWCVVTLVDSDHPGARPRTRDVGTWHVDPERRALVAEYARVRLASLTQDAPLRQALRTGEVVRVTSSDLPDPFDVVQPGRARDLLTELAPESAVVLPLRGRGRTVGAISLFNGADRGPVSDVEVDLLRDVAGRAGMALDNARLYHAQLRVAEELQRSMLTDPPHVPGLATAVRYAPASQVARVGGDWYDAFGLADGSTTLVIGDVVGHDVKAAADMGQVRALLRGIAVATQTSPSVLLTQVDRALHTLGSHAMATAVVASVGALDDPTVDGPTTVRWSNAGHPPPVLVEPDGTVRLLSAAAPEPLLGVLPDRPRTTSELPLRPGATLLLYTDGLVERRDMPVREGIAHLQQALASLHAHTLGLDDLCDAVLHRLLPTDRHDDVALLAVRRCPRAL; encoded by the coding sequence ATGGCACGGGAGCACGACCGACAGGTCGGTGCGGACGTCTTCGAGGCGTCACGCATCGGGCTGTTCGAGTACGACGTCCAGGCGGACCGCCTGGTCTGGGACGAGCGCATGCACGACGTCTACGGCGTCGGGCCGGCCGCCTTCGACGGCACCCTCGAGGCCCTGGTCGAGCTGGTCCACCCCGAGGACGCGACCCGGGTGCGCCGGGCGATCACCGCGGCGCTCGAGGCCTGCGGCGAGTACGACGCCCGGTACCGGGTGGTGCGACCCGACGGGGCGACGCGCTGGGTGATCGGCCGCGGACGCGTCCTCGCGGGCGCGGACGGTGCCGCGGCACGGTTCGTCGGCGCCGCCTACGACGCCACCGAGATCGCCGACATGGACGCGACCGTGGCCCGCGAGCTCGAGATCATGCCCACGGCGTTCGTGACCCTCGACCACGACCTGGCCGTCCGCTACGTCAACGGCGCCGCGGAGAAGCTGCTCCAGCGCACGCGCGACACGCTCGTGGGCCGCGGTCTGCTCGAGACGTTCCCGGCCGTGGGGGGCACGACGTTCGAGCACCAGTACCGGCTGGCGCTGCGCACCGGGCGGCCCGTGACGTTCACCGCCCGGCACCCGGCGCCGCTGGACGCCTGGTACGAGGTGCACGCCTGGCCGGGGCCGCACGGGCTGTCCATCTACTTCTCCGACGTCGACGACCGCGTCCGCGCCGAGCAGGCGGTCGCGGCCGCGACCCGCCGGGCCGCGGTCCGGGCCCGGGTCGCCACCGAGCTGTCCGAGACCCTCGACGCGGACGAGGCCGTCGCGCGGCTGGCGACGATCGTCGTCCCGGCCGTCGGCGACTGGTGCGTGGTCACGCTCGTCGACTCCGACCACCCCGGCGCCCGCCCGCGCACCCGCGACGTCGGCACCTGGCACGTCGACCCCGAGCGCCGCGCCCTCGTCGCGGAGTACGCCCGGGTGCGGCTCGCCTCGCTCACCCAGGACGCGCCGCTGCGGCAGGCGCTGCGCACCGGCGAGGTCGTGCGCGTGACGTCCTCCGACCTGCCCGACCCGTTCGACGTCGTGCAGCCGGGGCGGGCGCGCGACCTGCTGACCGAGCTCGCCCCGGAGTCGGCGGTCGTGCTGCCGCTGCGGGGGCGGGGGCGCACGGTCGGCGCGATCAGCCTGTTCAACGGCGCCGACCGGGGCCCGGTCTCGGACGTCGAGGTCGACCTGCTGCGCGACGTGGCCGGGCGCGCGGGCATGGCGCTCGACAACGCCCGGCTCTACCACGCCCAGCTGCGGGTGGCCGAGGAGCTGCAACGCTCCATGCTCACGGACCCGCCGCACGTGCCGGGCCTGGCGACGGCGGTGCGGTACGCGCCCGCCTCGCAGGTCGCCCGGGTCGGCGGGGACTGGTACGACGCGTTCGGCCTGGCCGACGGGTCGACGACGCTGGTCATCGGCGACGTCGTGGGCCACGACGTGAAGGCCGCCGCGGACATGGGGCAGGTGCGCGCCCTGCTGCGCGGGATCGCGGTGGCCACGCAGACGTCGCCGTCGGTGCTGCTCACGCAGGTGGACCGGGCGCTGCACACGCTGGGCTCGCACGCGATGGCGACCGCCGTGGTGGCGAGCGTCGGCGCGCTGGACGACCCGACGGTCGACGGCCCGACGACGGTGCGGTGGTCCAACGCGGGGCACCCGCCGCCCGTGCTCGTCGAGCCCGACGGCACGGTGCGGCTGCTGAGCGCCGCCGCGCCCGAGCCGCTGCTGGGGGTGCTGCCGGACCGGCCGCGCACCACGAGCGAGCTGCCGCTGCGCCCGGGCGCCACGCTGCTGCTCTACACCGACGGCCTGGTCGAGCGGCGGGACATGCCGGTGCGCGAGGGCATCGCCCACCTGCAGCAGGCGCTGGCGTCGCTGCACGCGCACACCCTGGGCCTCGACGACCTGTGCGACGCGGTGCTGCACCGGCTGCTGCCGACCGACCGGCACGACGACGTCGCGCTGCTGGCCGTGCGCCGGTGCCCGCGGGCGCTCTGA
- a CDS encoding ABC transporter permease, translated as MTAATHARTAPDAPAPTAPRASTLTGTGRLLRLALRRDRVRIPVWVASIAGLVGYFAVAIPVAYPDAAARQTRAAIMRDPSGALLSGPGYGLDDYTMGAMVTNEMLGMLAVAAALMSAFLVVRHTRAEEEIGRTDLVRAGVVGRHATLAAGVLDALVANAAVALALVGALVGTGLAVDGSVAVALGVAGVGVVFTGVAALTAQVASTARAATGSAGALVGLAYLLRGIGDAQQTGGSTLSWASPIGWAQQTRAFVDLRWWPLALHALLAVVLLAGAWALVGRRDVGAGLLTVRPGRGTAAAWLRTPLGLTARLERTATISWAAGLGVFGLLTGSMSPGIVDSFAARPELATVFGASGDDLLRGTLSAFLGFFAMAVAVFAVVTVHRLGREESSGRAGVVLASAVGRPRWLLAHVGVALGGGTVLLLVCGATLGAGAAGSVGDAGLAVDLTLAALVHLPTVALFTALAAAVHGAGLPSWTTWATLVASIVVGLYGPLLDLPAAVLDAAPFGLVPALPAEAFDLAPVLGVGAGAAALLGVALVLHRRRDLRA; from the coding sequence GTGACCGCCGCCACGCACGCGCGCACGGCCCCCGACGCCCCGGCGCCGACCGCCCCCCGCGCGTCGACCCTGACCGGCACCGGCCGGCTGCTGCGGCTGGCGCTGCGGCGCGACCGGGTGCGGATCCCGGTGTGGGTGGCGTCGATCGCGGGCCTGGTCGGGTACTTCGCCGTGGCGATCCCGGTGGCGTACCCCGACGCGGCCGCGCGCCAGACCCGCGCGGCGATCATGCGCGACCCGTCCGGCGCGCTGCTCTCGGGCCCCGGCTACGGGCTCGACGACTACACGATGGGCGCGATGGTCACCAACGAGATGCTCGGCATGCTCGCGGTGGCCGCGGCGCTCATGTCGGCGTTCCTCGTGGTGCGCCACACCCGCGCGGAGGAGGAGATCGGCCGCACGGACCTGGTCCGCGCCGGCGTGGTGGGCCGGCACGCAACCCTGGCCGCCGGCGTGCTCGACGCTCTGGTCGCCAACGCCGCGGTGGCCCTGGCCCTCGTCGGCGCGCTCGTGGGGACCGGGCTGGCGGTCGACGGGTCGGTGGCCGTGGCCCTGGGCGTGGCGGGCGTCGGCGTCGTCTTCACCGGCGTCGCCGCGCTGACCGCGCAGGTGGCGAGCACCGCACGGGCCGCCACCGGCTCGGCCGGCGCCCTCGTGGGGCTGGCGTACCTCCTGCGCGGCATCGGGGACGCGCAGCAGACCGGGGGCAGCACGCTGTCGTGGGCGTCGCCGATCGGGTGGGCGCAGCAGACCCGGGCGTTCGTCGACCTGCGCTGGTGGCCGCTGGCGCTGCACGCGCTGCTGGCCGTGGTGCTGCTCGCCGGCGCCTGGGCGCTGGTCGGGCGGCGCGACGTCGGCGCGGGCCTGCTGACCGTGCGCCCCGGGCGCGGCACGGCCGCCGCGTGGCTGCGCACCCCGCTCGGCCTGACCGCCCGCCTGGAGCGCACCGCGACGATCTCCTGGGCCGCGGGGCTGGGCGTCTTCGGCCTGCTCACCGGCTCGATGTCGCCGGGGATCGTCGACTCGTTCGCCGCCCGGCCCGAGCTCGCGACCGTCTTCGGGGCGTCCGGGGACGACCTGCTGCGCGGCACCCTGTCGGCGTTCCTCGGCTTCTTCGCCATGGCCGTCGCCGTGTTCGCGGTGGTGACCGTGCACCGGCTGGGGCGCGAGGAGTCGTCGGGGCGTGCGGGCGTCGTGCTCGCGTCGGCGGTGGGCCGCCCGCGGTGGCTGCTGGCGCACGTGGGCGTCGCGCTGGGCGGCGGCACCGTGCTGCTGCTGGTGTGCGGCGCGACCCTCGGCGCCGGGGCGGCCGGGTCCGTCGGGGACGCCGGGCTCGCCGTCGACCTCACCCTGGCCGCGCTGGTCCACCTGCCGACGGTGGCGCTCTTCACGGCGCTGGCCGCGGCGGTGCACGGCGCGGGGCTGCCGTCGTGGACGACGTGGGCGACGCTCGTCGCGTCGATCGTCGTGGGGCTGTACGGCCCGCTGCTCGACCTGCCGGCTGCGGTGCTGGACGCCGCGCCGTTCGGGCTGGTGCCCGCGCTGCCCGCGGAGGCCTTCGACCTCGCACCGGTGCTGGGCGTGGGCGCCGGTGCCGCCGCACTGCTGGGCGTGGCGCTGGTGCTGCACCGCCGCCGCGACCTGCGGGCCTGA
- the rpmB gene encoding 50S ribosomal protein L28, with the protein MSRHCQVLGKVPSFGRSVSHSHRRTPRRFDPNIQRKRYWVPSLRRHVTLRVSTDGIKTIDRRGIDAVVAEILARGEKL; encoded by the coding sequence ATGAGCCGTCACTGCCAGGTCCTCGGCAAGGTGCCGTCCTTCGGGCGGTCCGTGTCGCACTCGCACCGCCGCACCCCGCGCCGGTTCGACCCGAACATCCAGCGCAAGCGGTACTGGGTGCCGTCGCTGCGGCGCCACGTGACCCTGCGCGTCTCGACCGACGGCATCAAGACCATCGACCGCCGCGGCATCGACGCCGTCGTGGCCGAGATCCTCGCCCGCGGGGAGAAGCTCTGA
- the rpsN gene encoding 30S ribosomal protein S14 produces the protein MAKKSKIARNEQRRQVVERYAARRAELRAASVNPHLTEDERQAARAELHRQPRDASPVRLRRRDVVDGRPRGHLGTFGLSRVRFREMALRGQLPGVTKSSW, from the coding sequence GTGGCCAAGAAGAGCAAGATCGCCCGCAACGAGCAGCGGCGGCAGGTCGTCGAGCGGTACGCCGCCCGACGCGCCGAGCTGCGCGCCGCGTCCGTGAACCCCCACCTCACCGAGGACGAGCGGCAGGCCGCCCGCGCCGAGCTGCACCGCCAGCCCCGCGACGCCAGCCCCGTGCGCCTGCGCAGGCGCGACGTCGTCGACGGCCGCCCCCGCGGGCACCTCGGCACGTTCGGCCTGTCGCGCGTGCGGTTCCGCGAGATGGCGCTGCGCGGCCAGCTGCCCGGCGTGACCAAGTCCAGCTGGTGA
- a CDS encoding YibE/F family protein, protein MPHAHAPAGPPAPPGPAARATATRARALLAAVLVPVALLTAVGAWWLWPSADARPPVIETDGPGVTYVRADVVTVDATDDGMEQATVLLPDGAQAPAHVPPEYVPELSPGDTVRLARMELPATAVDPLADPEATTTTYVFVDFVRGPPMVLLAVVFVVLVVLVARWRGLAALVGMVVGLGVVVGFTLPALLQGRPAVPVALVTSTAIMFAVLYLAHGVSVRTSTALAGTLVGLVATAGIAAWAGGAAHLTGLSGEDALDLMSVAPEVRLRAVLVCGIVLAGLGVLNDVTITQASAVWELHAARPGSTWRQLFGQGMRIGRDHIASTVYTIVFAYVGAALPLVLLVSLSDRDLLGVLGSGEVAEEVVRTLVGSIGLVLAIPVTTALAAALVRLSRAGGEVDAVDAGPTVVRSASIDA, encoded by the coding sequence GTGCCGCACGCCCACGCCCCCGCCGGACCGCCCGCGCCGCCCGGCCCCGCCGCCCGCGCGACCGCGACCCGTGCCCGCGCGCTGCTCGCCGCCGTCCTCGTGCCCGTCGCGCTGCTCACCGCCGTCGGCGCCTGGTGGCTGTGGCCGTCCGCCGACGCCCGCCCGCCCGTCATCGAGACCGACGGCCCCGGCGTCACCTACGTCCGGGCCGACGTCGTCACCGTCGACGCGACCGACGACGGCATGGAGCAGGCCACCGTCCTGCTGCCCGACGGCGCGCAGGCCCCCGCGCACGTCCCGCCCGAGTACGTCCCCGAGCTCAGCCCCGGCGACACCGTGCGCCTGGCCCGCATGGAGCTGCCCGCCACCGCCGTCGACCCCCTCGCCGACCCCGAGGCGACCACCACGACCTACGTGTTCGTCGACTTCGTCCGCGGCCCGCCGATGGTGCTGCTGGCCGTCGTGTTCGTCGTCCTCGTCGTGCTCGTCGCCCGCTGGCGGGGGCTCGCCGCGCTGGTCGGCATGGTCGTCGGGCTCGGTGTCGTCGTGGGCTTCACGCTGCCAGCCCTGCTCCAGGGCCGGCCCGCCGTCCCCGTCGCGCTCGTCACCAGCACCGCCATCATGTTCGCCGTCCTCTACCTCGCGCACGGCGTCTCGGTCCGCACGTCCACCGCGCTCGCGGGCACCCTGGTGGGGCTCGTCGCCACCGCCGGGATCGCGGCCTGGGCCGGCGGCGCCGCGCACCTGACCGGGCTGTCGGGGGAGGACGCGCTCGACCTGATGTCCGTCGCGCCCGAGGTGCGGCTGCGCGCCGTCCTCGTCTGCGGGATCGTCCTGGCCGGGCTCGGCGTGCTCAACGACGTGACGATCACGCAGGCCTCAGCGGTGTGGGAGCTGCACGCCGCCCGCCCCGGCAGCACGTGGCGGCAGCTGTTCGGCCAGGGCATGCGCATCGGCCGCGACCACATCGCCTCGACCGTCTACACCATCGTCTTCGCGTACGTCGGCGCGGCCCTGCCCCTCGTGCTCCTCGTCAGCCTCTCCGACCGCGACCTGCTCGGCGTCCTCGGCAGCGGCGAGGTCGCCGAGGAGGTCGTGCGCACACTCGTCGGGTCCATCGGCCTCGTCCTGGCCATCCCCGTGACGACGGCGCTCGCGGCCGCCCTCGTGCGCCTGAGCCGCGCGGGCGGGGAGGTCGACGCGGTCGACGCCGGGCCGACGGTCGTGCGGTCTGCCAGCATCGACGCGTGA
- the rpmF gene encoding 50S ribosomal protein L32, with translation MAVPKRKTSRSRTRSRRARWVATPVELVPLRVDGRTVAVPRRLVAAVRRGLVDPATLPDAPA, from the coding sequence ATGGCCGTCCCCAAGCGCAAGACGTCGCGCTCCCGCACCCGCTCGCGCCGCGCCCGGTGGGTCGCGACCCCCGTCGAGCTCGTCCCCCTGCGCGTCGACGGTCGCACCGTCGCCGTGCCGCGGCGCCTCGTCGCCGCCGTCCGTCGCGGCCTGGTCGACCCCGCGACGCTCCCCGACGCCCCGGCCTGA
- a CDS encoding GTP-binding protein: protein MSRRSRTPVVVLSSLDPVERDAVVVGLLMDSPRVVAVRHDIHDDEDGGQIRRVVADATGTVEDETVPLEHACLSCAVREDALPTLARLAADGRWDAIVLALPVSAESLPVVRALGWAMRPREPLARLRLADVVTTVDLATFEHDLLGDDLLDERELALTLDDRRSVGEALAAQVTHADVVLVSGEDSRVASDLLDHVRAADSRRVDGRYGVDVHELVAREHRVVEGERRLDPWYAAPVPGTPTAHGVWTLDLRSDRPLHPERLVHEVHRLGDGPFRARGRFWVPSRPDTLCVWDGAGGQLSIGAAGPWGRRAPETRIVVTGTGDERPALREAFEEILLTPAEMSRGLGEWLGRPDVLAPWLGDRTAA from the coding sequence TTGAGCCGTCGCAGCCGCACGCCCGTCGTCGTCCTGTCCTCCCTCGACCCCGTCGAGAGGGACGCGGTCGTCGTCGGGCTCCTCATGGACTCCCCGCGCGTCGTCGCCGTCCGCCACGACATCCACGACGACGAGGACGGCGGCCAGATCCGCCGCGTCGTCGCCGACGCCACCGGCACGGTCGAGGACGAGACGGTGCCGCTCGAGCACGCCTGCCTCTCGTGCGCGGTCCGCGAGGACGCGCTGCCCACGCTCGCCCGCCTCGCCGCCGACGGCCGGTGGGACGCGATCGTGCTCGCGCTGCCCGTCAGCGCCGAGTCGCTGCCCGTCGTCCGCGCGCTCGGCTGGGCCATGCGCCCGCGCGAGCCGCTCGCCCGCCTGCGCCTCGCCGACGTCGTGACCACCGTCGACCTGGCGACGTTCGAGCACGACCTGCTCGGCGACGACCTGCTCGACGAGCGCGAGCTCGCCCTCACGCTCGACGACCGCCGCTCGGTCGGCGAGGCCCTCGCCGCGCAGGTCACGCACGCGGACGTCGTGCTCGTCAGCGGCGAGGACTCGCGCGTCGCGTCCGACCTGCTCGACCACGTGCGGGCCGCGGACTCCCGGCGCGTCGACGGGCGCTACGGCGTCGACGTCCACGAGCTCGTCGCGCGCGAGCACCGCGTGGTCGAGGGCGAGCGCCGGCTCGACCCCTGGTACGCCGCCCCCGTGCCCGGCACCCCCACCGCGCACGGCGTCTGGACCCTCGACCTGCGCTCCGACCGCCCCCTACACCCCGAGCGGCTCGTGCACGAGGTGCACCGGCTCGGCGACGGGCCCTTCCGCGCGCGCGGCCGGTTCTGGGTGCCCAGCCGCCCCGACACCCTGTGCGTCTGGGACGGCGCGGGCGGGCAGCTGAGCATCGGCGCGGCGGGCCCGTGGGGGCGCAGGGCGCCCGAGACGCGGATCGTCGTCACCGGGACCGGCGACGAGCGGCCCGCGCTGCGCGAGGCGTTCGAGGAGATCCTGCTGACGCCGGCCGAGATGAGCCGCGGCCTGGGGGAGTGGCTCGGGCGGCCCGACGTGCTCGCCCCCTGGCTCGGCGACCGCACCGCCGCCTGA
- the ykgO gene encoding type B 50S ribosomal protein L36, translating into MKVRASLASLKKKDGSIVVRRRGKTYVINKRNPRWKARQG; encoded by the coding sequence ATGAAGGTCCGCGCGTCGCTCGCGTCGCTGAAGAAGAAGGACGGGTCCATCGTCGTGCGCCGCCGCGGCAAGACCTACGTCATCAACAAGCGCAACCCGCGCTGGAAGGCCAGGCAGGGCTGA
- a CDS encoding type B 50S ribosomal protein L31 has protein sequence MKQGIHPDYHPVVFRDRSADFAFLTRSTATSSATIEWEDGNTYPVIDVEISSASHPFWTGNARVMDTAGRVEKFNRRYGRSRPEEGTR, from the coding sequence GTGAAGCAGGGCATCCACCCCGACTACCACCCGGTCGTCTTCCGCGACCGGTCCGCGGACTTCGCGTTCCTCACGCGGTCCACGGCCACGTCGTCCGCCACGATCGAGTGGGAGGACGGGAACACCTACCCCGTCATCGACGTCGAGATCTCCAGCGCGAGCCACCCCTTCTGGACCGGCAACGCGCGCGTCATGGACACCGCCGGCCGCGTCGAGAAGTTCAACCGCCGCTACGGCCGCAGCCGGCCCGAGGAGGGCACCCGATGA
- a CDS encoding YibE/F family protein — MSTDPSPPVPAPHDPTARRAAAAYGAVPPEPVEPAHGRHGGGRGPAWLLGAVVVVLGLAALVGVALTWPDGETTAGAGLVDVDVQYLRADVTDARWTTCDGTIEDVAPDGTVPETVQCLQVDATVTGGSLAGTQVQVLATSGVGVDDVPPGTGIIVERYPPIDGAAEVWAWGDYQRGLPLGTFALVFALVTVLVAGLRGLRALIGLAFAFVVLAVYLIPGLVQGQSGLVVALCASTVIVVVVLYLAHGVSLRTTTALVGTLAGLAMVTGLGVLGAELAHLQPGSTEETYRLARLLGDDGIQILRGVFLSGVVLAGIGVLNDVTITQAAAVFELRASDPDASWRRLFERGMRIGRDHIASTVYTIAFAYAGASLPVLLLLELYAQPLTRTLTTGEFAEEIVRTLAGSVGLVLAIPLTTLIAALAAVTVHDPARLAGTGHTHTHRHVG; from the coding sequence GTGAGCACCGACCCCTCCCCGCCGGTCCCCGCCCCCCACGACCCCACCGCCCGCCGCGCCGCCGCCGCGTACGGCGCCGTCCCGCCCGAGCCCGTGGAGCCCGCGCACGGCCGGCACGGCGGCGGACGCGGGCCGGCGTGGCTGCTCGGCGCGGTCGTCGTCGTCCTCGGCCTCGCCGCCCTCGTCGGCGTCGCGCTCACCTGGCCCGACGGCGAGACCACCGCCGGTGCCGGCCTCGTCGACGTCGACGTGCAGTACCTGCGGGCCGACGTGACGGACGCCCGCTGGACGACCTGCGACGGCACCATCGAGGACGTCGCCCCGGACGGCACCGTGCCCGAGACCGTCCAGTGCCTCCAGGTCGACGCCACCGTCACCGGCGGCTCCCTGGCGGGCACGCAGGTGCAGGTCCTCGCGACGTCCGGCGTGGGCGTCGACGACGTGCCCCCGGGTACCGGCATCATCGTCGAGCGCTACCCCCCGATCGACGGCGCCGCCGAGGTCTGGGCGTGGGGCGACTACCAGCGCGGCCTGCCGCTGGGCACGTTCGCGCTCGTGTTCGCGCTCGTGACCGTGCTGGTCGCGGGCCTGCGGGGGCTGCGGGCGCTGATCGGGCTCGCGTTCGCGTTCGTCGTGCTCGCCGTCTACCTCATCCCGGGCCTCGTGCAGGGGCAGAGCGGGCTGGTCGTCGCGCTGTGCGCGTCCACGGTCATCGTCGTCGTGGTCCTGTACCTCGCGCACGGGGTGTCCCTGCGCACCACCACCGCCCTCGTCGGCACCCTCGCCGGCCTGGCCATGGTGACCGGCCTCGGCGTCCTCGGCGCCGAGCTCGCGCACCTGCAGCCCGGCTCCACGGAGGAGACGTACCGCCTGGCCCGCCTGCTCGGGGACGACGGCATCCAGATCCTGCGCGGGGTGTTCCTCTCGGGCGTCGTCCTGGCCGGCATCGGCGTGCTCAACGACGTCACGATCACGCAGGCCGCCGCCGTGTTCGAGCTGCGGGCGTCCGACCCCGACGCGTCCTGGCGGCGGCTGTTCGAGCGCGGCATGCGCATCGGCCGCGACCACATCGCGTCCACGGTCTACACGATCGCCTTCGCCTACGCCGGGGCGTCCCTGCCCGTGCTGCTGCTCCTCGAGCTCTACGCCCAGCCCCTGACCCGCACGCTGACCACGGGAGAGTTCGCCGAGGAGATCGTCCGCACCCTCGCCGGCTCCGTCGGCCTGGTGCTCGCGATCCCCCTGACCACGCTGATCGCGGCCCTCGCCGCCGTCACCGTCCACGACCCCGCCCGCCTCGCCGGCACGGGCCACACCCACACGCACCGCCACGTCGGGTGA
- the rpmG gene encoding 50S ribosomal protein L33 → MAGRRADLRPVIKLRSTAGTGHTYVTRKNRRNTPDRLVLRKFDPVVRRHVDYREER, encoded by the coding sequence ATGGCCGGCAGGCGCGCGGACCTGCGCCCCGTCATCAAGCTGCGCTCCACCGCCGGCACCGGGCACACCTACGTGACCCGCAAGAACCGCCGCAACACCCCGGACCGGCTCGTGCTGCGCAAGTTCGACCCCGTCGTGCGCCGGCACGTCGACTACCGCGAGGAGCGCTGA
- a CDS encoding ATP-binding protein, which produces MGFVGRERELGDLEAMLATVRRGGRADAGSAVLLRGRRRVGKSRLATELIRRSGLPSVYFQAARHAPVEDELALLAEQIATSDLPDAEVATGQRPASLTAALRLLARALPQDAPAVVVLDELPWLLEQLPGGAGELQRAWDRDLAQRPVLLLLLGSDLAMMEALDGPDQPFHGRATPMVLDVLSPADVARMTGLTGVEAFDAHLITGGQPLVVQEWEPGEPPSAFVRRSFERATSALVVSGTRVLDGELPAGGRPRDVLTAIGGRGERTFTGVLGAVGDGVNATTLTRALDTLLRARAVAADEPLSARRNTKDRRWRVADPALRFWLAMVEPALGDIDRGRPDLAADRVARGYAAWRGRAVEPLVRDALARLLPDDRWPDVRRVGGWWPRTNRPEIDLVGTDDRPAPEIAFVGTVKWRSSAPLTAADVTALATDATAVPGVTAATPLVGVCPAGAEPDPRLAQVWTADDLLTAWP; this is translated from the coding sequence ATGGGTTTCGTCGGCCGCGAGCGCGAGCTCGGTGACCTGGAGGCGATGCTCGCGACCGTCCGTCGCGGCGGGCGCGCCGACGCGGGCAGCGCGGTGCTGCTGCGGGGCCGTCGGCGCGTCGGCAAGTCCCGGCTCGCCACCGAGCTGATCCGGCGCAGCGGTCTGCCGAGCGTGTACTTCCAGGCCGCGCGGCACGCACCGGTGGAGGACGAGCTCGCGCTGCTGGCCGAGCAGATCGCGACCTCCGACCTCCCCGACGCCGAGGTGGCCACCGGTCAACGGCCCGCCTCGCTGACCGCCGCTCTCCGCCTGCTCGCCCGCGCGCTGCCGCAGGACGCCCCCGCCGTGGTCGTCCTCGACGAGCTGCCGTGGCTGCTCGAGCAGCTGCCCGGTGGCGCCGGGGAGCTGCAGCGCGCCTGGGACCGCGACCTCGCGCAGCGGCCGGTCCTGCTGCTCCTGCTGGGCAGCGACCTGGCGATGATGGAGGCGCTCGACGGCCCCGACCAGCCGTTCCACGGTCGCGCGACCCCGATGGTGCTGGACGTGCTCTCCCCCGCCGACGTCGCCCGGATGACGGGGCTGACCGGCGTCGAGGCGTTCGACGCCCACCTCATCACCGGCGGTCAGCCGCTCGTCGTGCAGGAGTGGGAGCCCGGCGAACCACCGTCCGCGTTCGTGCGGAGGTCGTTCGAACGGGCCACCAGCGCGCTCGTGGTCTCCGGCACCCGCGTCCTCGACGGCGAGCTGCCGGCAGGCGGGCGGCCGCGCGACGTCCTGACCGCGATCGGGGGGCGTGGCGAACGCACCTTCACCGGCGTGCTGGGCGCGGTGGGCGACGGGGTCAACGCGACCACGCTCACGCGGGCGCTGGACACGCTGCTCCGTGCGCGGGCAGTCGCCGCCGACGAGCCGCTGTCCGCCCGCCGCAACACGAAGGACCGCCGCTGGCGCGTCGCCGACCCCGCGCTGCGGTTCTGGCTCGCGATGGTCGAGCCCGCGCTGGGCGACATCGACCGGGGACGCCCCGACCTGGCTGCCGACCGGGTGGCGCGCGGGTACGCCGCGTGGCGGGGGCGCGCGGTCGAGCCGCTGGTCCGCGACGCCCTCGCACGCCTGCTGCCCGACGACCGGTGGCCGGACGTCCGCAGGGTGGGCGGCTGGTGGCCGCGCACCAACCGCCCGGAGATCGACCTCGTCGGCACCGACGACCGGCCCGCCCCCGAGATCGCGTTCGTCGGCACCGTCAAGTGGCGGTCGTCGGCACCGCTCACCGCCGCCGACGTGACCGCTCTCGCGACCGACGCCACGGCAGTCCCCGGCGTCACGGCGGCGACGCCGCTCGTCGGCGTCTGCCCCGCGGGCGCCGAGCCCGACCCCCGCCTCGCCCAGGTGTGGACGGCCGACGACCTCCTCACCGCCTGGCCCTGA